In a genomic window of Sarcophilus harrisii chromosome 4, mSarHar1.11, whole genome shotgun sequence:
- the HAO2 gene encoding hydroxyacid oxidase 2, with product MAFLCLSDFQAYAKGHLPKSTWEFIEGGADECITRDENISAYKKIHLRPHFLRDVSVIDTRTTIQGSEISFPVCIGPTAFHCLCWPDGEQSTAKAAQAMNICYITSTFSTCSYEDIVASAPNGLRWFQLYIQKDRQMTKKLIQKAEALGYKALVLTVDVPALGNRLQDNRNKFSLPESIKMKNFNVDVEENSESLLPVSKIDSSASWKDIAWLRSITQMPIILKGILTKEDAELAINYNVQGILVSNHGGRQLDTVPATIDALAEVVNAVQGRIEVYLDGGIRTGTDVLKALALGARCIFLGRPILWGLTYKGEEGVQQLLNLLKKEFHRSMALTGCRSISEINQDLVQFSKL from the exons ATGGCTTTCCTATGTCTCTCTGACTTTCAAGCATATGCCAAAGGCCATCTTCCTAAGTCCACTTGGGAATTCATTGAAGGAGGAGCTGATGAATGCATCACAAGAGATGAGAATATTTCAGCATATAAAAA AATCCATCTCCGTCCCCATTTCCTAAGAGATGTGTCTGTAATAGACACCAGGACCACCATCCAAGGATCTGAGATCAGCTTTCCGGTCTGCATTGGACCCACTGCTTTCCATTGCCTTTGCTGGCCTGATGGAGAACAGAGTACAGCTAAAG CTGCACAAGCTATGAATATCTGCTATATTACAAGTACTTTTTCCACATGCTCCTATGAGGACATCGTGGCTAGTGCTCCCAATGGTCTCCGATGGTTTCAACTATATATACAAAAGGACAGGCAAATGACAAAGAAGCTGATCCAGAAAGCGGAAGCCCTAGGCTACAAAGCTCTAGTCCTCACTGTAGATGTTCCTGCTTTGGGCAACAGATTGCAAGATAATCGCAACAAATTCTCTTTGCCAGAATCCATAAAGATGAAAAACTTCAATGTGGACGTTGAG GAAAACTCAGAGTCTCTTCTCCCAGTCTCAAAAATTGATTCATCTGCCTCCTGGAAAGACATTGCCTGGCTAAGGAGCATAACACAAATGCCTATCATCCTGAAAGGAATTTTAACAAAGGAAGATGCTGAACTGGCCATAAACTACAATGTGCAGGGTATTCTCGTCTCCAACCACGGTGGAAGGCAGCTGGATACAGTTCCAGCCACA attGATGCCCTGGCAGAAGTTGTAAATGCTGTGCAAGGAAGAATCGAAGTCTACTTGGATGGTGGCATCCGAACTGGAACAGATGTACTGAAAGCACTAGCACTTGGTGCCAGGTGCATTTTCCTTGGAAGGCCAATCTTATGGGGACTCACTTACAAG GGTGAAGAGGGAGTTCAACAACTCTTGAACTTATTAAAAAAGGAATTCCATAGATCCATGGCCCTTACAG